Proteins encoded by one window of Lactobacillus sp. ESL0684:
- a CDS encoding aminoacyl-tRNA deacylase, whose protein sequence is MAKQKNKLEKTLVEKILDRNKIPYRPTKFATHQDSGGVTKMDTSILNENEHLVYKTLVCTGNKTGSLVGVIPVTEHLSLKKLAKVSGNKKCEMLPLKDLEKTTGYVHGANTPIGIYFKHHFPIYLDKSMTREIEIAVSSGQVGRSVFLAPQDLQNYCQASFSDLLE, encoded by the coding sequence ATGGCAAAGCAAAAAAATAAACTTGAAAAAACTTTAGTCGAAAAAATCTTGGATCGCAATAAAATTCCTTATCGACCAACTAAGTTTGCAACCCACCAAGATTCGGGTGGCGTCACAAAAATGGATACTTCTATTCTAAACGAGAATGAACATTTGGTCTACAAAACGCTGGTCTGTACTGGCAATAAAACTGGTTCTTTAGTCGGAGTAATTCCTGTAACAGAGCATCTAAGTCTCAAAAAACTAGCTAAAGTCTCTGGTAATAAAAAATGCGAAATGCTACCACTTAAAGATTTAGAAAAAACCACCGGCTACGTCCATGGTGCTAATACGCCCATTGGGATTTATTTTAAACATCATTTTCCAATTTATCTGGACAAAAGTATGACACGCGAAATAGAAATTGCTGTTTCCAGTGGTCAAGTCGGACGTAGCGTATTTTTAGCTCCACAAGATTTACAAAACTATTGTCAAGCAAGTTTTAGTGATTTACTAGAATAA
- the prmA gene encoding 50S ribosomal protein L11 methyltransferase yields MKLLMIKIETSHEVEDALTIYSMDDLHALGTQARKRSDFQDASRRHDSTLVELDEIQDLPEDMQFIAYFDEEADATALTKSYQSKLQELQGYGLAIGQAKLTTAYVVDQDWNTAWQKFYHPIDFSRHLAIVPEWEDYQPAFADQKLIKLDPGLAFGTGNHITTQLVLTGLELVMAKPKSVIDVGTGSGILAIAATLLGAKQVSATDISDEAISATHQNMKLNKLSEINVQKTSLLTGVTGKFDVIVANILADILLELIPQLDEHLNIGGQVIFSGIDYLQLSKVHDALDQAGFKVVLSLKKERWVGLIIERQE; encoded by the coding sequence TTGAAATTATTAATGATTAAAATTGAAACTAGCCACGAAGTAGAAGATGCGTTAACCATATACAGTATGGATGATCTGCATGCTTTGGGGACACAAGCTCGTAAGCGTTCCGACTTTCAAGATGCAAGTCGCAGACATGATTCAACTTTGGTTGAGTTAGATGAAATTCAAGATTTGCCAGAGGATATGCAATTTATAGCATATTTTGATGAAGAAGCCGATGCTACTGCCTTAACTAAAAGCTATCAGAGCAAGTTACAAGAATTGCAAGGCTACGGACTGGCAATTGGGCAGGCAAAATTGACAACTGCCTATGTGGTTGATCAAGATTGGAATACTGCTTGGCAAAAGTTTTATCATCCGATCGATTTTTCACGACATTTAGCCATTGTTCCAGAGTGGGAAGATTATCAACCAGCGTTTGCAGATCAGAAGTTAATTAAGCTTGATCCAGGACTAGCCTTTGGAACAGGTAATCATATTACCACACAATTGGTACTAACTGGGCTTGAATTGGTGATGGCTAAACCCAAGAGTGTGATTGATGTAGGAACTGGTTCGGGAATTTTAGCAATTGCGGCGACACTATTAGGTGCAAAACAAGTTTCGGCTACGGATATTTCAGATGAAGCAATCAGTGCAACTCATCAGAATATGAAACTGAATAAGTTGTCTGAGATTAACGTTCAAAAAACTAGTTTGTTAACAGGGGTTACTGGAAAGTTTGATGTAATTGTTGCCAATATTCTAGCAGATATTTTACTTGAGCTTATTCCGCAACTAGATGAACACTTGAATATTGGCGGGCAAGTGATTTTTTCAGGAATTGATTATTTACAGTTATCAAAAGTTCATGATGCTCTTGACCAAGCCGGTTTTAAGGTAGTATTAAGTTTGAAAAAAGAACGTTGGGTTGGCTTGATTATTGAGCGACAAGAGTAG
- a CDS encoding bifunctional (p)ppGpp synthetase/guanosine-3',5'-bis(diphosphate) 3'-pyrophosphohydrolase, producing the protein MSKYIEMTHDKVINTCKAYMNQEQVAFVEEAYQFANEAHKEQKRASGQPYIVHPTQVAGTLANLKLDPDTVAAGFLHDTVEDTPVTNDDIKEKFGKDVAFIVDGVTKLNKYKYKSHQEFLAENHRKMLIAMAKDIRVIMVKLADRLHNMHTLQHLRPDKQRRIASETMDIYAPLADRLGIGSIKWELEDISFHYLNPEAYYQIVNLMDLKRSQREEYINDAIKTLETSLDSLGIKYDIYGRPKHIYSIYKKMVNKHKDFDEIYDLSAVRVLVKTVKDCYAVLGAVHTKWKPMPGRFKDYIAVPKANGYQSLHTTIIGPGGKPLEIQIRTEQMHEVAEYGVAAHWAYKRGEFNGVEQTNSNKKLDMVREILELKDETQDADEFMKSVKSDIFSDRVYVFTPKGEVYELPKGSVTLDFAYEIHTQVGSHAVGAKVNGKLVPLDYKLKNGDVVEIMTQSNSKPSRDWVDIVKTSRARNKIRRYFRDIDRNHSVEQGRQLVADKISEQGLVPKDFMDKNHLEEALEQFNYKTADELFASIGFGDLSAVSVANRLTIAVRRENKKQKQKELEAEILSSGQKKTPQEQTTNKNSTTPMKIRHKNGVMIQGMSDLMLHLAKCCNPVPGDQIVGYVTKGRGVTIHRADCRNIVNNKASQGRLIEVEWENIEEGSQQAFNANLEVFGYNRNSLLSDVLTKLNSLTKNINNISGKVNDDNIAHIYATVAVNNSKQLNDILSKLRDIPDVYQTRRADS; encoded by the coding sequence ATGTCAAAATATATTGAAATGACACACGATAAAGTTATTAACACGTGTAAAGCATATATGAATCAGGAGCAAGTTGCGTTTGTTGAAGAAGCTTATCAGTTTGCTAATGAAGCGCACAAAGAACAAAAAAGAGCATCAGGGCAACCCTATATTGTGCATCCTACGCAAGTTGCTGGTACACTGGCTAACTTAAAATTGGATCCTGATACAGTAGCAGCTGGTTTTTTGCATGATACAGTCGAGGATACTCCGGTTACTAATGATGATATTAAGGAAAAGTTTGGTAAAGATGTAGCATTTATTGTTGATGGCGTTACTAAACTTAATAAATATAAATACAAATCTCATCAGGAATTTTTGGCAGAGAATCACCGTAAAATGCTAATTGCGATGGCTAAAGATATTCGAGTTATTATGGTTAAACTAGCTGATCGGTTGCACAACATGCATACTTTGCAACATTTACGTCCTGACAAACAACGCCGAATTGCTTCAGAGACCATGGATATTTATGCCCCACTAGCTGATCGGTTAGGTATTGGGTCAATTAAGTGGGAATTAGAAGACATCAGTTTTCATTATTTAAATCCCGAAGCATATTATCAAATTGTTAACTTAATGGACTTAAAACGTAGTCAAAGGGAAGAATATATTAATGATGCAATTAAAACCTTAGAAACTAGTTTAGATAGTTTAGGTATCAAGTATGACATCTATGGTCGACCTAAGCATATCTATTCTATCTATAAAAAAATGGTTAATAAGCATAAAGACTTCGATGAGATATATGATTTGTCGGCAGTACGAGTGTTAGTTAAAACGGTTAAAGATTGTTATGCAGTCTTAGGCGCAGTCCACACCAAGTGGAAGCCAATGCCGGGTCGTTTTAAAGATTATATTGCTGTACCTAAAGCAAATGGCTATCAGTCTCTGCATACCACTATTATTGGACCTGGTGGTAAGCCATTAGAAATTCAGATTCGAACTGAACAGATGCATGAAGTGGCTGAATACGGTGTGGCTGCTCACTGGGCATATAAGCGCGGTGAATTTAATGGGGTTGAGCAAACCAATTCTAATAAAAAATTGGATATGGTCAGAGAAATTTTGGAGTTAAAAGACGAAACCCAAGATGCTGACGAATTTATGAAAAGTGTCAAAAGCGATATTTTTTCTGATCGGGTCTATGTGTTCACTCCAAAAGGTGAGGTATATGAATTACCGAAAGGGTCGGTAACTTTAGACTTTGCTTATGAAATCCATACTCAAGTCGGTAGTCATGCGGTTGGAGCTAAGGTCAATGGTAAGCTAGTGCCACTTGATTACAAATTAAAAAATGGTGATGTAGTTGAGATTATGACCCAGTCTAATTCCAAACCATCGCGTGATTGGGTTGATATCGTCAAGACGTCACGAGCACGAAATAAAATTCGTCGCTACTTTCGTGATATTGACAGGAATCATAGTGTTGAACAAGGGCGCCAGCTAGTTGCTGATAAAATAAGCGAGCAAGGTCTAGTACCAAAAGACTTTATGGATAAAAATCATCTTGAAGAAGCTTTAGAGCAATTTAATTATAAGACGGCTGACGAATTATTTGCTTCAATAGGTTTTGGTGACTTATCTGCTGTTAGTGTAGCTAATCGTTTAACTATTGCGGTTCGCCGTGAAAATAAAAAACAAAAGCAAAAAGAACTTGAAGCCGAAATCTTAAGTTCTGGGCAAAAGAAGACACCGCAAGAGCAAACTACTAACAAGAATTCGACCACGCCGATGAAGATTAGACACAAAAATGGGGTCATGATTCAAGGCATGAGTGACCTCATGCTGCATTTGGCTAAGTGTTGTAATCCTGTTCCTGGTGATCAAATTGTTGGTTATGTTACTAAAGGACGCGGAGTAACTATCCATCGGGCTGATTGCCGCAATATTGTTAATAACAAAGCTAGTCAAGGACGACTAATTGAAGTTGAATGGGAGAATATTGAAGAAGGCAGCCAACAAGCTTTTAATGCAAATCTAGAGGTCTTTGGCTATAATCGCAATAGTCTGTTAAGTGATGTTTTGACTAAGTTAAATTCGTTAACCAAAAATATTAATAATATTTCTGGTAAAGTGAACGATGACAATATTGCGCATATTTATGCAACAGTAGCAGTTAATAATTCTAAGCAGTTAAATGATATTTTGAGTAAACTAAGGGATATTCCGGATGTATATCAAACCAGAAGGGCGGATAGTTAA
- the dtd gene encoding D-aminoacyl-tRNA deacylase → MRVVIQRVNQAQVAVAGQVIGRIDRGLLLLVGIKEGDDLAMVQKAASKIAKMRIFEDENGKTNLAIKDVGGQVLSVSQFTLLADTKKGNRPSFTKAMRPPKSKELWQNFNDELVNAGLQVATGEFGADMQVSLENDGPFTVVFDL, encoded by the coding sequence ATGCGGGTCGTAATTCAAAGAGTTAATCAAGCACAAGTAGCGGTTGCTGGACAAGTTATTGGCCGGATTGATCGAGGATTATTATTGCTAGTTGGCATCAAAGAAGGCGATGACTTGGCAATGGTGCAAAAAGCAGCTAGTAAAATTGCTAAAATGCGAATTTTTGAAGATGAAAATGGTAAAACAAATTTGGCAATTAAAGATGTTGGCGGGCAAGTTTTAAGTGTCAGCCAATTTACCTTATTGGCCGATACCAAAAAGGGCAATCGTCCTAGTTTTACCAAAGCAATGCGTCCGCCTAAATCAAAAGAATTGTGGCAGAACTTTAACGATGAATTAGTTAATGCTGGTTTGCAGGTGGCTACTGGAGAATTTGGTGCAGATATGCAAGTTAGCTTAGAAAATGACGGACCTTTTACTGTAGTTTTCGATTTATAA